AGGTCCATCATCCGGTCCACAGCAGCGGCGTCGAAAGTCGGGCTCTCGCATTCGACCCACGGCTTGAGGCCGGCGAGCATCGCGTCTGCGTCGAAGGGAAGGCTTGTTGCGTTCATGAAATGATTTCCTCGGGAGTTGGCAATTGGTCCGGACTTAAAGGGGCATGCGCTTTTCGACGATGCGGGCCATGATGCTGGCGCCGACGGGAAGAATCTCATCGTCCAGAATGAACCCGGGATTGTGGACGGGTATCGAGCCCTTGTGGCCGAGCGTGCAATAGGCGCCGGGCACGACCTTGAGCATGTCGGCGAAGTCTTCGCTGCCGGTCACGAGGTCCTTCGTCTCGGAGACGTTCTCCTCGCCGACCACGTCGCGCGCGGCGTCCAGATAGGCTAGGGAAAGATCGGGGTCGTTCATGAGGACGTCGAAGGTGTTCCTGAGGTCGACGTCGATGCTGATCTCGTAGGCCTGCGCCATCCCGGCGCACAGCGTGCGCACACGGTGGTGGATGAGCTCCATCACCTCGTCGTCGAAGTAGCGGATCGTTCCCGATATGACGGCTTTGCCGGGCACGACGTTATAGGCCGAGCCCGAATGCACCTGCGTCACGGAAAGGACGGCGGTGCGCACGGCGGGCACGTTGCGGCTCACGACCGATTGCAGGTTCTGGATCAGCGCCGAGGCGATAACGATGGGGTCCTTCGAATGATGGGGCATGGCGCCATGGCTGCCGACCCCGTTTATCGTGATGTCGAAGAAGGAAGCCCCCGCCATGGCCGCGCCCGGCTTCACGCCCATCTTGCCGGGTTCGGCGAGCGGGTTGTTGTGCATGCCGTAGATCTCGTCGCAGGGGAACTTGTCGAACAGCCCATCCGCCAGCATGGCGCGGGCGCCGCCCAACCCTTCCTCGGCGGGCTGAAAAATGAAGACCGCGGTCCCCGCGAAATCCCGCGTTTCGGCCAGGTATCGCGCCGCCCCCAGGAGCATGGTCGTGTGGCCGTCATGGCCGCAGCCGTGGAAGCGGCCGGGGTTCTTCGAGGCGAAGGGCAGGTTGGTCTGCTCGTCCATGGGCAGCGCATCCATGTCGGCGCGCAGGCCGACGGTCCGGCCACTGTCGCCCTTGCCTTTGAGGATGCCGACCACGCCGGTCTTGCCAAGGCCGGTATGCACCTCCACGCCCCAGGATTGGAGCATACGGGCGACGATGCCGGAGGTGCGCACTTCCTCGAACCCGATCTCGGGATGCTGGTGGATGTCGCGGCGAATGGCGGTCAGTTCGTCGGCGTATTCGGCGATCTTCGGCAGTACGGGCATGAGCTGGCTCCGATGTAGCGTTCTTTGGGCGTGGTGGTCCGGGCGCTTTTCACGCGCTCCGCAATTCACGGAAGTTGGCGAAATCCCAGAAGCGGCCGGGGGCTGCCTCGATGAGGGAGCGCGTATAAGCGTGCTGCGGGTTGGACAGGACGTTCCAGGCGGTGTCGTGCTCGACGATCCTGCCATGCTGCATGACCACGACCTCGTCGCAGATCTGCGCGGCGACACGCAGATCGTGGGTGATGAACAGGATGGCGATGCCGATCTTCTTCTGCAGGCTGTCGAGAAGCTCCAGAACCTGCGCCTGCACCGAGACGTCCAGTGCCGAGACCGCCTCGTCGGCCACCAGAACGTCGGGCTCCATGGCAATGGCGCGGGCGATGGCCACGCGCTGGCGCTGCCCGCCGGAGAACTGGTGCGGATAGCGGCCGATGGCGTCTTCCGGCAGGCCGACGAGCGCCAGAAGCTCGGCCGCGCGGGCAAGCGATTTGCGCTTGTCCTCGCCAAGATTGAGCGGGCCTTCGATAAGGCTCCTGCCGATGGTCCAGCGCGGGTTCAGCGAGCGGAACGGGTCTTGGAAGACGATCTGGATGTGCTTGCGCAAGGGCCGCAGCTCGCGCCGCGAAAGGGTTGCGATCTCCTTGCCGGCGACACGAATTTCGCCGGCGGTCGGGTCGATCAGCCGCATGATGCAACGCGCGACGGTGGATTTCCCCGAGCCCGATTCGCCGACGATGCCGAGGGTGCGGCCGCGCTCGACGGCGAAGGCCACGTCCGTTGCCGCCCGTGTCGGCTCCCGCCGCACAAAGATGGTGCCCGTGCTGTAGATCTTCTGGAGGCCGCTCACGCGCAGAACGGTCTCGCGCGCTTCCCCGGTCCGGTAGGGACGGGGTGTGAGGC
This sequence is a window from Nitratireductor thuwali. Protein-coding genes within it:
- a CDS encoding M20 aminoacylase family protein yields the protein MPVLPKIAEYADELTAIRRDIHQHPEIGFEEVRTSGIVARMLQSWGVEVHTGLGKTGVVGILKGKGDSGRTVGLRADMDALPMDEQTNLPFASKNPGRFHGCGHDGHTTMLLGAARYLAETRDFAGTAVFIFQPAEEGLGGARAMLADGLFDKFPCDEIYGMHNNPLAEPGKMGVKPGAAMAGASFFDITINGVGSHGAMPHHSKDPIVIASALIQNLQSVVSRNVPAVRTAVLSVTQVHSGSAYNVVPGKAVISGTIRYFDDEVMELIHHRVRTLCAGMAQAYEISIDVDLRNTFDVLMNDPDLSLAYLDAARDVVGEENVSETKDLVTGSEDFADMLKVVPGAYCTLGHKGSIPVHNPGFILDDEILPVGASIMARIVEKRMPL
- a CDS encoding ABC transporter ATP-binding protein; translation: MKFKNRIFGDAETVLDIRNLTVKLAGNETAEPVLDRVSLKIRAGETACLVGESGSGKSVTSLSVMGLLPKGSLAAMGGTIDMDGKNLLALGPQAMREMRARRISMIFQEPMTALNPVMRVGDQIEEVLDTHARLPGAEKRRRVLDIMDQVHLPEVERIYRSYPHQLSGGQRQRIMIAMALILEPKLLIADEPTTALDVTTQQQILSLIGELQEKHGTAVLFITHDMGVVAEIADTVHVMRLGRIVEQAPVETLLRHPQKDYTKKLLQAVPSLTPRPYRTGEARETVLRVSGLQKIYSTGTIFVRREPTRAATDVAFAVERGRTLGIVGESGSGKSTVARCIMRLIDPTAGEIRVAGKEIATLSRRELRPLRKHIQIVFQDPFRSLNPRWTIGRSLIEGPLNLGEDKRKSLARAAELLALVGLPEDAIGRYPHQFSGGQRQRVAIARAIAMEPDVLVADEAVSALDVSVQAQVLELLDSLQKKIGIAILFITHDLRVAAQICDEVVVMQHGRIVEHDTAWNVLSNPQHAYTRSLIEAAPGRFWDFANFRELRSA